One segment of Allorhodopirellula heiligendammensis DNA contains the following:
- the metG gene encoding methionine--tRNA ligase, with protein MSRRLLVTAALPYANGPIHIGHLVEYLQTDMWVRFQKLRGHRCLYICADDTHGTAIMIRARKEGRSELDLIAEMSESHQRDFAGFGIEFDNYGSTHSDENRTICGEFWQALRSQDLVTEKTVEQLFDPEAETFLADRFVRGTCPKCGRKDQAGDNCTCGHTYAPTDLIDPVSTLSGATPVLKESAHLFVQLEKLHAFLKDWVATSGALQSETANYLQGHFLADELRDWDVSRPAPYFGFEIPDSPGNYWYVWFDAPIGYIASTQQWCDRHGEKLADWWKSDDCEIHHFIGKDITYFHTLFWPGMLKTAGYALPTKVHIHGFLNVNGMKMSKRDGTLIKAETFLKHIDPKALRYFYASKLSSRVEDLDLSISEFVDKVNSDLVGKVVNLASRVGKFANRTGLSESYPDDGGLFANAAAQGEVIAAAYEQCEYAKAMRLIMELADAANPFVEHARPWEMNKDADRQDELRDVCTVALNLFRQLAVYLAPVLPSLAEACGELLGDQIVSWDQSQTPLVGSAVGKFTRMMDRVQTEDLEKMIDESKAEAAAEMDVADAPAATFNDSDQPLKDEPLADEITIEDFMKVDLRVARVLAAEQVPEANKLLKLTLGLGGDETRQVFAGIKAAYEPDQLVGRMVVMVANLKPRKMRFGLSEGMVAAAGPGGAEVFVLGVDEGALPGQRVH; from the coding sequence ATGTCGCGTCGCCTACTCGTTACCGCTGCGTTGCCCTATGCCAACGGCCCCATTCACATCGGGCATCTCGTCGAGTACTTGCAAACCGATATGTGGGTTCGGTTTCAAAAACTCCGGGGTCACCGCTGCCTGTATATCTGTGCCGATGATACGCACGGCACCGCGATCATGATCCGGGCACGTAAGGAAGGACGCAGTGAACTCGACTTGATCGCCGAGATGAGCGAGTCGCACCAGCGTGATTTCGCTGGCTTTGGAATCGAGTTCGATAACTACGGCAGCACCCACAGCGACGAGAACCGAACCATCTGCGGAGAGTTCTGGCAAGCACTGCGGTCTCAGGACTTGGTTACCGAAAAAACCGTCGAGCAGCTCTTTGATCCCGAAGCCGAAACGTTTCTGGCCGATCGATTCGTCCGTGGCACCTGTCCCAAGTGCGGCCGGAAGGACCAGGCCGGAGACAATTGTACCTGCGGTCACACTTACGCTCCGACCGATTTGATCGATCCCGTCAGCACGCTCAGCGGCGCCACCCCTGTGCTCAAAGAGTCCGCACACCTGTTCGTGCAGCTGGAAAAACTGCACGCGTTTCTCAAAGATTGGGTGGCCACCTCGGGAGCACTGCAAAGCGAGACCGCGAACTACCTGCAGGGACACTTTCTTGCCGATGAACTGCGGGATTGGGATGTCAGCCGACCCGCTCCTTACTTCGGTTTCGAAATCCCCGATTCGCCGGGTAACTACTGGTACGTGTGGTTTGACGCGCCAATTGGGTATATTGCCAGTACGCAGCAGTGGTGCGATCGTCACGGCGAAAAACTCGCCGATTGGTGGAAGAGCGACGACTGCGAAATTCATCACTTCATCGGCAAAGACATTACGTATTTTCACACGTTGTTCTGGCCAGGCATGCTCAAGACGGCCGGCTACGCGCTGCCGACCAAGGTGCATATCCACGGGTTCCTAAACGTCAACGGCATGAAGATGTCCAAGCGTGATGGGACGCTGATCAAGGCGGAGACGTTCCTAAAGCACATCGACCCCAAAGCACTGCGTTACTTCTACGCTTCGAAACTCTCCTCGCGCGTCGAAGATCTCGATCTGTCGATCTCCGAATTCGTTGACAAGGTCAACTCAGATCTCGTCGGCAAGGTTGTCAATCTCGCGAGTCGGGTGGGCAAGTTCGCAAATCGCACCGGGTTATCGGAATCCTATCCTGATGACGGTGGACTGTTCGCTAACGCGGCCGCTCAGGGCGAAGTCATTGCTGCGGCCTATGAGCAATGCGAGTACGCCAAAGCAATGCGTTTGATTATGGAACTGGCCGATGCTGCCAACCCCTTCGTCGAGCATGCCCGGCCATGGGAGATGAACAAAGATGCCGATCGGCAGGACGAGCTGCGTGACGTTTGCACGGTGGCTCTGAACCTGTTCCGCCAACTCGCCGTGTACCTCGCGCCTGTGCTGCCGTCATTGGCCGAAGCCTGTGGTGAATTGCTGGGTGACCAAATCGTTTCCTGGGATCAGAGCCAAACACCACTGGTCGGTTCAGCCGTCGGCAAATTCACTCGTATGATGGACCGTGTTCAAACTGAGGATTTAGAAAAGATGATTGACGAAAGTAAAGCCGAAGCGGCAGCAGAAATGGATGTCGCCGATGCACCGGCGGCCACGTTCAACGACAGCGATCAACCGCTCAAGGACGAACCACTCGCCGATGAAATCACGATCGAAGATTTCATGAAGGTCGACTTGCGAGTCGCGCGGGTGCTCGCCGCTGAGCAGGTACCCGAAGCCAACAAACTACTCAAGCTAACCTTGGGTCTTGGTGGCGATGAAACCCGCCAGGTGTTTGCGGGCATCAAAGCCGCTTATGAACCCGACCAGCTCGTAGGCCGCATGGTGGTGATGGTTGCCAATCTCAAGCCACGCAAAATGCGGTTTGGCTTGAGTGAAGGAATGGTCGCCGCCGCCGGACCGGGAGGCGCTGAAGTGTTTGTGCTCGGCGTCGATGAAGGTGCGTTGCCCGGGCAACGGGTGCACTGA
- the hemW gene encoding radical SAM family heme chaperone HemW translates to MDPPCAPTAPNTDFPPGGWPVPRSLYLHVPFCRHRCGYCNFSVLAGRDDLQDRFLDAIEIELAEIQRSSSNGTAGAGKTVSGDRWSRRSTTGPIRLDTLYLGGGTPTELTPPRLERLFSILSERVLLSSDAEFTCEANPEDLTTETLAQLAVGGVNRLSLGVQSFHDAKLKMLQRSHAGDQAIAAVRRASSVIENISIDLIFAAPGETLADWQQDLETAIKLPIEHLSTYSLTYEKGTEFWSRRRRGTLQPVSEETDIEMYSATRHMLAGAGFQHYEISSFAKPGARSRHNSVYWNGYGWYAVGPSAARFVGGRRDVNHRSPTTYLKQVLADGNAIADRETISLDQHARELAAFGIRQIEGIDLQLINQRVGYDFAVTIQDVIERFVQTDTLVRRGDHIRLTEYGLLFADMVESQILG, encoded by the coding sequence ATGGATCCACCTTGTGCCCCCACTGCCCCGAATACCGATTTCCCGCCCGGCGGCTGGCCGGTGCCGCGGTCGCTCTATCTGCATGTCCCCTTCTGCCGGCACCGGTGCGGATACTGCAATTTCAGCGTGTTGGCCGGTCGAGACGACCTGCAAGATCGCTTCCTTGACGCCATCGAGATCGAGCTGGCCGAGATTCAGCGTTCCAGTTCAAATGGGACGGCGGGAGCGGGCAAGACGGTTTCTGGCGACCGCTGGAGCCGTCGGTCGACTACAGGACCGATTAGGCTCGACACGCTTTATTTGGGCGGCGGCACACCGACTGAACTCACTCCGCCACGGCTGGAGCGATTATTTTCAATCTTGTCCGAGCGTGTTTTGCTCTCCAGCGATGCGGAGTTCACCTGCGAAGCCAATCCGGAGGACCTCACGACCGAGACGCTTGCCCAACTGGCCGTTGGCGGTGTGAACCGACTCAGTCTGGGCGTGCAATCCTTCCATGACGCGAAACTGAAGATGCTGCAGCGCAGTCACGCAGGAGACCAAGCGATCGCAGCAGTGAGGCGTGCGAGTAGCGTGATCGAGAACATTTCGATTGATTTAATTTTCGCTGCGCCCGGCGAGACACTTGCGGACTGGCAGCAAGATCTGGAGACCGCGATCAAATTGCCCATTGAGCATCTCTCCACCTATTCGCTGACGTACGAAAAAGGAACGGAGTTTTGGTCACGGCGGCGACGCGGGACTTTGCAGCCGGTCAGCGAAGAGACGGACATCGAAATGTACAGTGCGACGCGTCACATGCTCGCCGGGGCAGGTTTTCAGCATTATGAGATCAGCAGTTTTGCGAAACCGGGAGCTCGAAGTCGCCATAACTCGGTGTACTGGAACGGCTACGGATGGTACGCCGTTGGCCCCTCGGCGGCCCGTTTTGTCGGTGGTCGACGCGATGTGAATCATCGCAGTCCCACCACGTACCTGAAACAGGTGCTTGCAGACGGAAACGCCATTGCCGATCGGGAAACCATTTCGCTCGACCAGCACGCCCGCGAGTTGGCCGCGTTTGGCATTCGCCAAATTGAAGGGATCGATTTGCAGCTGATCAACCAGCGAGTTGGCTACGATTTCGCGGTCACAATCCAGGATGTTATCGAGCGATTCGTTCAGACGGACACGCTCGTTCGGCGGGGCGACCACATCCGCTTAACGGAGTACGGGTTGTTATTCGCCGACATGGTCGAGTCGCAAATACTAGGCTGA
- a CDS encoding galactitol-1-phosphate 5-dehydrogenase: MKALLLTEYKKMQHTDVDEPVVGDDDVLIHVEACGICGSDIHGYDGSTGRRIPPLVMGHEAAGTVVECGSNVSDLPAGTRVTFDSMVSCGQCHFCRDGHQNLCDNRMVLGVSCGEYRRHGAFAQRIAVPRRIVYELPETLPFEHAALVEAVSVAVHAAAVTPIRLGDTAVVVGAGMIGLLTLQAARAAGATRVIAVDLNDKRLETARQLGATDILRGDQVDVPAAIRDMTSGRGADVAFEVVGATPTIKTAIESVRKGGAVTLVGNVAPTIELPLQSVVTREIRLQGTCGCNGEYPQCIDLINRGVINVEPLITAKISLADGPQWFERLYAGDPEQMKVVICPNE; the protein is encoded by the coding sequence ATGAAAGCACTCCTGCTTACCGAATACAAAAAGATGCAGCATACCGATGTGGACGAACCGGTCGTCGGTGACGATGACGTGTTGATCCATGTCGAGGCTTGCGGAATCTGCGGCAGCGATATTCACGGTTACGATGGCAGTACAGGCCGGCGGATCCCGCCGTTGGTCATGGGGCATGAGGCGGCAGGCACGGTGGTCGAGTGCGGCAGCAACGTGAGCGATTTGCCCGCCGGGACACGGGTGACCTTCGATTCGATGGTTTCGTGCGGTCAATGCCATTTCTGCCGGGACGGCCACCAGAACCTGTGCGACAATCGCATGGTGCTTGGCGTGTCCTGTGGCGAGTACCGGCGTCACGGTGCCTTTGCGCAGCGAATTGCCGTACCGCGACGGATTGTCTATGAGTTACCGGAAACGCTGCCTTTCGAGCATGCGGCATTGGTGGAGGCCGTCAGCGTTGCGGTCCATGCGGCGGCGGTTACACCGATTCGGCTCGGCGATACAGCTGTCGTCGTCGGCGCTGGCATGATCGGTCTGTTGACCCTGCAAGCCGCTCGGGCTGCTGGAGCAACGCGTGTGATCGCGGTCGACCTCAACGACAAACGCCTCGAGACCGCCCGCCAGCTCGGTGCGACGGATATTCTCCGCGGCGATCAAGTCGATGTGCCCGCAGCCATTCGCGACATGACGAGTGGACGTGGAGCTGACGTGGCCTTCGAGGTGGTCGGTGCGACGCCAACAATCAAGACTGCGATCGAGTCGGTGCGTAAAGGCGGTGCGGTAACCTTGGTCGGTAACGTGGCACCCACAATTGAACTGCCCTTGCAGTCCGTCGTCACCCGTGAGATTCGCCTCCAAGGCACGTGCGGTTGCAATGGCGAATACCCCCAGTGCATCGACTTGATCAACCGTGGCGTCATCAATGTGGAGCCCCTGATCACTGCTAAGATCTCACTTGCCGACGGTCCCCAGTGGTTCGAACGCTTGTACGCGGGCGACCCCGAGCAAATGAAAGTTGTGATTTGCCCCAACGAGTGA
- a CDS encoding pyridoxal phosphate-dependent aminotransferase — translation MSTELHAFRTVPKTGVIYVMTEATKRGYLQNRANWANLGQGAPEINEIPNGPPRITNIPVSEDSYEYAPVGGTIELREAVARLYNERYRQGKKSQYTAENVAIGSGGRLALTRLVSTLGPSHIGHFLPDYTAYEELLGSFGTFIPIPITLSSSEQYDFSVDELRKEILGKGLSTILLSNPSNPTGKVISGEKLKAWIEVSRELECALLFDEFYSHYVYDSDILSLSAAEYIDDVNADPVIVFDGLTKNWRYPGFRISWTLGPRDVIEGITSAGSFLDGGASHPIQNAATKIVTLEHANQEAASIKAHFRTKAQYLQAELEKLGIKTEIPQGSFYCWGDLSELPGDLRSGFALFLKGIENNLIVVPGIYFDINPGKRRPKNLSTFESFARFSFGPSLEELELGISILKKIIN, via the coding sequence ATGAGTACTGAACTACACGCTTTCCGTACCGTTCCCAAGACGGGTGTCATCTACGTGATGACTGAGGCCACTAAGCGCGGGTACCTTCAGAATCGTGCGAATTGGGCAAACCTTGGTCAGGGAGCACCTGAGATCAATGAAATTCCCAATGGGCCTCCACGGATCACCAATATTCCTGTCAGTGAAGACTCGTACGAATACGCCCCTGTCGGCGGGACCATCGAGCTACGAGAAGCCGTAGCGAGACTGTACAACGAGCGTTATCGGCAGGGCAAGAAGAGCCAGTACACCGCCGAAAACGTAGCCATCGGCAGCGGTGGGCGCCTGGCACTTACGCGTTTGGTTTCAACTCTAGGACCAAGCCACATCGGCCACTTTTTGCCTGACTACACGGCATACGAAGAGCTGCTCGGGAGTTTCGGTACCTTCATACCGATCCCCATCACGCTGTCTTCGAGTGAACAATACGACTTCTCGGTAGACGAACTTCGCAAAGAAATCCTAGGCAAAGGACTCTCCACCATCCTTCTGTCAAACCCTTCCAATCCAACCGGAAAGGTGATCAGCGGTGAGAAACTTAAAGCTTGGATTGAGGTTTCGCGAGAACTGGAGTGCGCCCTGCTATTTGACGAATTCTACAGCCACTACGTGTACGACTCCGATATCCTGTCGCTTTCAGCCGCAGAGTATATTGACGACGTCAATGCTGACCCAGTGATTGTGTTTGACGGATTGACCAAGAACTGGAGATATCCAGGCTTTCGAATTTCTTGGACACTGGGCCCGAGAGACGTGATTGAAGGAATCACGTCAGCGGGGAGTTTTCTGGATGGGGGTGCATCACATCCAATCCAGAATGCAGCGACCAAGATCGTCACTCTAGAACACGCCAATCAAGAGGCCGCGTCGATCAAAGCCCATTTCCGTACCAAAGCTCAATACCTCCAAGCAGAACTTGAGAAGTTGGGAATCAAAACTGAAATCCCTCAAGGGTCCTTTTATTGTTGGGGAGACCTCAGCGAACTTCCCGGCGACCTTCGGTCTGGGTTTGCGTTGTTTCTCAAAGGAATCGAAAACAACCTTATCGTGGTTCCCGGAATCTACTTTGATATCAATCCTGGCAAACGACGTCCGAAAAACCTGTCAACATTCGAAAGTTTCGCAAGGTTCTCGTTTGGCCCCAGCTTAGAGGAACTGGAGCTTGGGATATCGATCTTGAAGAAGATCATTAACTAA
- a CDS encoding alpha/beta hydrolase fold domain-containing protein: protein MYRICSLLALSFLSLPVFAQPAAYPPAFDDAREETYKTIGDVELKVWIFDPPDHQAGDSRPAIVFFFGGGWKAGNPAQFEHHCRYLASQGMVAMTADYRVSSRHETLANKSLEDAESAIRWVREHAHRLGVDPNRIAAGGGSAGGHLAACLGVVPPLSCSKPNESATIEVSSLPNALVLFNPAVLLAPFEAISLGKSDEGIDKFIDIAKRTGVPAQRISPIHHIHPGLPPTLILHGEADTTVPFVTAKRFAELATAAGNRCELASYAHATHGFFNYGRGGEPGEYYPLTLARTHTFLESLGYLENPPAVTLPHSKNVHYRSHFDHSRHAFENDKRGTVAFLGGSITEMNGYRAMVQADLQARFPETQFTFINAGIGSTCSTTGAFRLEEDVLSAQPDLLFVEFAVNDDQDASHASRECVRGMEGILRHARSTFPKLDIVVTHFVNPSMLGQLQHGLTPTSSGSHERVASHYGISTIDLAREVAERISAGTLTWKQYGGTHPKEPGNRIAADLIADLLDTAWSNPIVNHPRSASHRSAKTIDENSYSRGKMVAPSAAKLGKGWKVRRPDWASLPGSKRDRFSDMGLLCSTEVGSECSLEFAGTGIGLFVLAGPDAGVVEYSIDDGDTRALDLYHRYSKGLHYPRTVMLDADLERGKHKIKIRVANTKNETSLGHAIRIIKFAVNQ from the coding sequence ATGTATCGAATCTGCAGCCTGCTGGCACTGAGTTTCCTGTCCTTGCCCGTGTTCGCCCAACCGGCCGCCTATCCCCCCGCTTTCGACGATGCTCGAGAGGAGACCTACAAAACAATCGGTGATGTCGAGCTGAAGGTATGGATCTTTGATCCGCCTGATCACCAGGCCGGTGATTCACGACCGGCGATTGTGTTTTTCTTTGGCGGTGGATGGAAAGCGGGCAATCCAGCTCAGTTTGAGCACCATTGCCGGTACCTTGCATCGCAGGGGATGGTCGCGATGACCGCTGATTATCGCGTCAGTTCACGCCACGAAACCTTAGCGAACAAATCGCTCGAAGACGCTGAATCCGCGATTCGCTGGGTTCGGGAGCACGCCCATCGGCTAGGCGTGGATCCTAATCGTATTGCCGCTGGCGGAGGCTCAGCTGGCGGTCACCTGGCCGCCTGTCTCGGCGTGGTTCCCCCACTGAGCTGCTCGAAACCCAACGAATCTGCGACAATCGAAGTCAGTAGCCTTCCCAACGCATTGGTGCTGTTCAACCCCGCCGTGCTATTGGCGCCTTTCGAGGCTATCAGCTTAGGAAAAAGCGATGAGGGAATTGACAAGTTCATTGACATCGCCAAGCGTACCGGAGTGCCAGCGCAACGGATCTCTCCGATTCACCACATTCATCCGGGACTCCCACCGACGTTGATCCTGCACGGCGAGGCCGATACGACTGTTCCTTTTGTAACCGCAAAACGCTTCGCGGAACTCGCCACTGCGGCCGGCAACCGCTGTGAGTTGGCCAGCTACGCGCACGCCACCCATGGTTTCTTCAACTACGGCCGCGGTGGCGAGCCGGGGGAATACTATCCGTTGACGTTGGCGCGAACACATACCTTTCTCGAATCTTTAGGCTACTTAGAGAATCCTCCTGCAGTTACATTGCCCCATTCCAAAAACGTGCATTATCGAAGCCACTTCGATCACTCTCGACACGCCTTCGAGAACGACAAGCGGGGCACCGTAGCATTTCTCGGTGGATCGATCACCGAAATGAACGGCTACCGCGCGATGGTCCAGGCCGACCTGCAAGCCCGCTTTCCGGAAACACAGTTCACATTCATTAACGCTGGGATCGGCTCTACCTGTTCCACCACGGGCGCTTTCCGGCTGGAGGAGGATGTTTTGTCTGCGCAGCCGGATCTGTTGTTCGTCGAGTTCGCCGTGAACGACGATCAAGATGCCTCTCACGCTTCGCGTGAATGCGTTCGCGGTATGGAAGGCATCCTCAGACATGCGCGATCAACGTTTCCCAAACTGGATATCGTAGTAACTCATTTCGTGAACCCATCAATGCTGGGACAACTGCAGCATGGCCTCACGCCAACGAGCAGCGGTTCACATGAACGCGTGGCATCGCACTATGGAATCTCGACGATTGATCTCGCTCGCGAAGTGGCCGAGCGGATCTCGGCGGGCACACTCACATGGAAGCAATACGGCGGCACGCATCCCAAAGAACCAGGCAACCGAATTGCGGCAGACCTGATCGCGGACTTGCTCGACACAGCATGGTCAAATCCAATTGTCAACCACCCCCGCAGCGCATCGCACAGGTCTGCGAAAACAATCGACGAGAACAGCTACAGCCGCGGAAAGATGGTGGCTCCCTCGGCAGCGAAGTTGGGCAAAGGCTGGAAAGTCCGACGCCCCGACTGGGCGAGTTTGCCTGGATCGAAGCGAGATCGGTTTAGCGACATGGGACTTTTGTGCAGCACCGAGGTAGGCTCGGAATGCTCGCTCGAGTTTGCCGGTACGGGAATCGGCCTATTTGTCCTCGCCGGTCCTGACGCCGGAGTGGTAGAGTACTCGATCGACGACGGCGACACGCGAGCACTGGATCTCTATCACCGCTACAGTAAAGGATTGCACTACCCGCGCACTGTGATGCTCGACGCGGACCTCGAGCGTGGCAAGCACAAGATCAAAATTCGTGTGGCAAATACGAAGAATGAAACCAGCCTCGGTCACGCCATTCGAATTATCAAGTTCGCCGTGAACCAGTAG
- a CDS encoding efflux RND transporter periplasmic adaptor subunit — MNPNPSRIPWPAIGIAGGLAGVLIAIATFSIWWPSLSNWVDATLASQRSGGAAAAQGHDDHAGHDHGAEDTAGASLVLSPQARRNLGLTDEFLRPVELSTYRRSITVPAIVVPKPGRSSIIVSSPLNGVITHVHAVTGEAVMPGDLLFEVRLTYEDLVETQTAYLKTISEIEVENREIARLEDVTRSGAVSGKLLLERRYAKEKLEAFAKSQREALRMHGLNERQVEEIGENGKLLHHLKIVAPDVDTHEHDDELQLTQVSTRSASFSQLPPLATPRPGQHETGHDPLVIDDLLIHKGQAIVAGERLCSLSDYSQLFIEGKAFENDVAAISEAAKRGWRVDAVFSNSSGQTMVNGLELAYVSNSIDLQSRTLSLFVELPNEIIRDESNDDGQRFLTWKYRVGQRLELRVPVEQWDQQIVLPVDAVVESGADWFVFVQNGRNFSRVPVHVRYRDQNSVVIANDGSIYPGDVVAMKSAHRMQMAISNKSGGAVDPHAGHNH, encoded by the coding sequence ATGAATCCGAACCCATCAAGAATCCCATGGCCGGCGATCGGTATCGCTGGTGGACTGGCAGGGGTCCTAATTGCGATTGCGACATTCTCGATCTGGTGGCCAAGTCTATCGAATTGGGTCGACGCCACTCTTGCTTCGCAGCGTAGTGGCGGCGCGGCCGCTGCTCAGGGTCACGATGACCACGCCGGCCACGACCATGGCGCCGAGGACACAGCCGGAGCCTCTCTGGTGCTCTCCCCTCAAGCGCGCCGAAACCTGGGGCTCACTGACGAGTTTTTGCGGCCGGTGGAATTATCCACCTATCGCCGATCCATCACCGTGCCGGCGATCGTGGTCCCCAAACCCGGCCGTTCATCGATTATTGTTTCATCGCCACTCAACGGTGTGATCACGCATGTCCATGCCGTGACCGGGGAAGCGGTGATGCCAGGGGACCTGCTATTCGAGGTTCGGCTGACCTACGAGGATTTGGTTGAAACACAGACCGCATACTTGAAGACGATCAGCGAGATCGAAGTTGAAAACCGTGAGATCGCGAGACTCGAAGACGTCACCCGCTCGGGAGCTGTGTCCGGCAAGTTACTGCTAGAGCGCCGCTACGCAAAAGAGAAACTTGAGGCGTTTGCCAAGTCCCAGCGAGAAGCCTTGCGGATGCACGGTCTCAACGAACGCCAAGTTGAAGAGATTGGCGAAAACGGAAAGCTGCTGCACCACCTCAAGATTGTCGCACCCGATGTGGATACGCACGAACACGATGACGAGTTGCAACTGACGCAGGTATCCACTCGGTCGGCGTCATTCTCTCAGTTACCGCCACTGGCAACGCCGCGTCCTGGCCAACACGAGACCGGCCATGACCCGCTCGTGATTGACGACCTCCTTATTCACAAGGGTCAAGCCATCGTCGCCGGTGAACGGCTCTGTTCCCTGTCAGACTACAGCCAACTATTCATCGAGGGTAAGGCGTTCGAGAACGATGTCGCTGCTATCTCAGAGGCGGCCAAACGAGGGTGGCGTGTGGACGCCGTGTTTAGCAATTCCTCGGGTCAGACGATGGTTAACGGACTGGAACTCGCCTACGTCTCGAACTCAATTGATTTGCAATCGCGTACGCTATCGCTGTTTGTTGAGCTGCCCAATGAGATTATCCGCGACGAGTCCAATGACGATGGGCAACGGTTCCTCACGTGGAAGTATCGTGTCGGCCAGCGATTGGAACTACGCGTGCCCGTAGAGCAATGGGATCAACAGATTGTGTTACCCGTTGACGCCGTCGTCGAGTCGGGCGCGGATTGGTTCGTGTTCGTCCAGAACGGGCGCAACTTCTCTCGCGTTCCAGTCCACGTTCGCTATCGCGACCAGAACTCCGTCGTCATCGCCAACGATGGATCGATTTATCCCGGCGACGTTGTCGCCATGAAATCCGCGCATCGAATGCAGATGGCCATCTCGAACAAATCCGGCGGCGCCGTTGACCCTCACGCGGGACACAATCACTGA